In Mustela lutreola isolate mMusLut2 chromosome 1, mMusLut2.pri, whole genome shotgun sequence, one genomic interval encodes:
- the OLFML1 gene encoding olfactomedin-like protein 1, which yields MDPRSSLPQVDLQGLQERACQQLDLITDFQTQQRRSHPWAICGTMMALPRASAVLVLFLAALLPPTQRAQDPGMVHYIYQRFQVLEQGLEKCTQATRAYIQDFQEFSKNISAMLGRCQTYTSEYKSAVTNLALRVERAQREIDYLEYLREADVCVESEDKTLAEKLIQEAEEEKKIRTLLNASCDNMLMGIKSLKIVKKTMDTHGSWMKDGVSSSQKVYFLVGSRNKTVWEFANLRAFMEDSTKPAPRKLILTHSWQGTGQVIHRGFLFFHNQGTLNEIIKYNLQKRAVEDRMLLPGGAGRALVYQHSPSTYIDLAVDEHGLWAIHSGPGVYGHLVLTKIEPGTLGVEHSWDTPCRSQDAEASFLLCGVLYVVYSSGGHGPHRITCVYDPLGIVSEDDLPKLFFPRRPRSHSMIHYNPRDKQLYAWNDGNQIIYKLQTKRKQLLE from the exons ATGGACCCAAGGAGCTCTCTACCCCAAGTAGACCTGCAAGGCCTGCAGGAACGGGCTTGCCAACAGCTGGACTTGATCACCGACTTCCAAA CACAACAGAGGAGATCCCACCCCTGGGCAATTTGCGGGACAATGATGGCCCTTCCTCGAGCCTCTGCTGTCCTAGTTCTGTTCCTGGCAGCTCTTCTGCCCCCAACCCAGCGTGCCCAGGACCCGGGCATGGTGCACTACATCTACCAGCGCTTTCAAGTCTTGGAG CAAGGACTGGAAAAATGTACCCAAGCAACGAGGGCATACATTCAAGACTTCCAAGAGTTCTCCAAAAACATCTCCGCTATGCTGGGAAGATGCCAGACCTACACAAGTGAGTATAAGAGCGCAGTGACTAACCTGGCCCTGAGAGTCGAACGTGCGCAACGGGAGATCGACTACCTGGAGTATTTGCGAGAAGCTGACGTGTGCGTGGAATCAGAGGACAAAACCCTGGCGGAAAAGCTCATCCAAGAGgcggaagaagagaagaagatcCGGACTCTGCTGAATGCGA GCTGTGACAACATGTTGATGGGCATAAAGTCTCTGAAAATAGTGAAGAAGACTATGGACACACACGGCTCTTGGATGAAAGATGGTGTCAGCAGTTCTCAAAAGGTTTATTTCCTAGTTGGATCCAGAAACAAAACTGTTTGGGAATTTGCAAACCTGCGGGCTTTCATGGAGGATAGCACCAAGCCAGCCCCACGGAAGCTAATCCTAACACATTCCTGGCAGGGAACGGGCCAAGTGATCCAcagaggttttctgttttttcacaACCAAGGGACTCTCAATGAGATCATCAAATATAATCTGCAGAAGAGGGCTGTGGAAGATAGAATGCTGCTCCCAGGAGGGGCAGGCCGAGCCCTGGTCTACCAGCACTCCCCATCGACATACATTGACCTGGCTGTGGATGAGCATGGGCTCTGGGCCATCCACTCAGGGCCAGGTGTCTATGGCCATTTGGTTCTCACAAAAATTGAACCTGGCACACTGGGAGTGGAACACTCATGGGACACTCCATGTAGAAGCCAGGATGCTGAAGCCTCCTTCCTTTTGTGTGGGGTTCTCTATGTGGTCTATAGCTCTGGCGGCCACGGCCCTCACCGCATCACCTGTGTCTATGATCCGCTGGGCATTGTCAGTGAGGATGATCTGCCCAAACTGTTCTTCCCCAGGCGGCCAAGAAGTCATTCTATGATCCATTACAACCCCAGAGATAAGCAGCTCTATGCCTGGAATGATGGAAACCAGATCATTTACAAACTCCAGACAAAGAGAAAGCAGCTTCTGGAGTAA